A stretch of Zonotrichia leucophrys gambelii isolate GWCS_2022_RI chromosome 19, RI_Zleu_2.0, whole genome shotgun sequence DNA encodes these proteins:
- the HIP1 gene encoding huntingtin-interacting protein 1 isoform X1 has product MDRVSSTMKQVSNPLPKVLSRRAGGGGLEAERESFERAQTVSINKAINAQEVAVKEKHARTCILGTHHEKGAQTFWSVVNRLPLSGNAVLCWKFCHVFHKLLRDGHSNVLKDSVRYKNELSDMSRMWGHLSEGYGQLCSIYLKLLRTKMEFHIKNPRFPGNLQMSDRQLDEAGENDVNNFFQLTVEMFDYLECELNLFQTVFSSLDMSRSVSVTAAGQCRLAPLIQVILDCSHLYDYTVKLLFKLHSCLPADTLQGHRDRFLEQFRKLKDLFYRSSNLQYFKRLIQIPQLPENPPNFLRASALSEHISPVVVIPAEASSPDSEPITDLVEMDAASQSLFDNKFDDIFGSSFSCDPFNFNSQNGMNKDDKDRLIEQLYGEITALKEELENFKAESARGAVQLRGRASELEAELAEQQHLKQQAQDESEFLRAELEELKKQREDTEKAQRSLTEIERRAQANEQRYSKLKEKYSELVQNHADLLRKNAEVTKQITVARQAQGDVEREKKELEDSFQRVSEQAQRKSQEQAEVLETLKRELAASRQELQVLQGTLESSTQAGAEQNTQIASLEQERDRLSQAAEQHRDKMAALQAELQQLRDTLAREQESSRTELEMLQTQLRDKESTERALQQRLAEERLSLLQSTAHQAECMVQDALARMEDPAHISCTGSADCLLSQTLAASECAERLRDAHSKYLLDGAAVGSLLPHLALFAHLVSNTLLQGSATSHVAPVEPADRLLELCKQCGSETVSYLSALQDPGKVASADCSLVTACLGQISAIGEELHPRGLDVKQEELGDLVDKEMAATAAAIEVASARIEEMLSKARAGDTGVQLEVNERILGSCTGLMQAIRVLVLASKDLQREIVESGRGAASPKEFYAKNSRWTEGLISASKAVGWGATVMVDAADLVVQGKGTFEELMVCSREIAASTAQLVAASKVKADKDSANLCKLQQASRGVNQATASVVASTKAGRSQVEEKDSMDFSSMTLTQIKRQEMDSQVRVLELENQLQKERQKLGELRKKHYELAGVAEGWEEDAAD; this is encoded by the exons ATGGACCGCGTGAGCAGCACTATGAAGCAGGTGTCCAACCCGCTGCCCAAGGTGCTGAgccggcgggcgggcggcggcggcctgGAGGCGGAGCGGGAGAGCTTCGAGCGCGCCCAG ACCGTCAGCATCAATAAGGCCATTAATGCACAGGAAGTGGCTGTCAAGGAGAAACATGCCAGGA CGTGCATCCTGGGCACGCACCACGAGAAGGGAGCACAGACCTTCTGGTCAGTGGTGAACCGGCTGCCGCTGTCCGGCAACGCCGTGCTCTGCTGGAAGTTCTGCCACGTCTTCCACAAGCTCCTCCGGGATGGACATTCCAAT GTCCTGAAAGACTCTGTGCGATACAAGAATGAGCTGAGTGACATGAGCAGGATGTGG GGCCACCTGAGCGAGGGCTACGGTCAGCTCTGCAGCATCTACCTCAAACTGCTGAGAACCAAGATGGAATTTCACATCAAG AATCCCCGATTCCCTGGAAATCTGCAGATGTCTGACCGGCAGCTTGATGAGGCTGGGGAGAATGATGTCAATAACTT TTTTCAGCTGACGGTGGAGATGTTTGACTACCTGGAGTGTGAGCTGAACCTCTTCCAGACAG TGTTCAGCTCTCTGGACATGTCACGCTCAGtgtcagtgacagcagcagggcagtgccgTCTGGCCCCGCTCATCCAGGTGATCTTGGACTGCAGCCACCTCTATGACTACACTGTCAAGCTGCTCTTCAAGCTCCACTCCT GTCTGCCAGCAGATACACTGCAGGGCCACCGGGATCGCTTCCTGGAGCAGTTCCGAAA GCTCAAGGACCTTTTCTACCGCTCCAGCAACCTGCAGTACTTCAAGCGGCTGATTCAGATCCCGCAGCTGCCAGAG AACCCTCCCAATTTCCTGCGTGCCTCTGCACTGTCAGAGCACATCAGCCCTGTGGTGGTGATCCCCGCCGAGGCGTCCTCGCCGGACAGTGAGCCCATCACAGACCTGGTGGAGATGGACGCAGCCTCGCAG aGCCTGTTTGACAACAAGTTTGATGACATCTTtggcagctccttcagctgtgaCCCCTTCAACTTTAACAGCCAGAACGGGATGAACAAGGATGACAA GGACCGGCTAATTGAGCAGCTTTATGGGGAGATCACAGCCctgaaggaggagctggagaactTCAAGGCTGAG AGCGCACGGGGTGCAGTGCAGCTGCGTGGCCGTGCCAGCGAGTTGGAGGCTGAGCTGGCcgagcagcagcacctgaagcagcaggcacaggacgAGAGTGAGTTCCTGcgtgcagagctggaggagctgaagaAGCAGCGGGAGGACACAGAGAAGGCTCAGCGGAGCCTGACAGAAATTGAGA GACGGGCACAGGCCAACGAGCAGCGGTACAGCAAACTGAAGGAGAAGTACAGCGAGCTGGTGCAGAACCACGCTGACCTGCTGCGCAAG AATGCGGAGGTGACCAAGCAGATTACAGTGGCCAGGCAGGCCCAGGGCGATGTGGAGCGGGagaagaaggagctggaggactCCTTCCAGCGAGTGAGCgagcaggcacagaggaag TCTCAGGAGCAGGCGGAGGTGCTGGAGACATTGAAGCgagagctggcagccagcagacAAGAGTTGCAGGTCCTCCAGGGCACGCTGGAGTCCAGCACACAG gcaggagcagagcagaacacTCAGAttgccagcctggagcaggagagggacaggctgagccaagcagcagagcagcacagggacaagatggcagctctgcaggctgagctgcagcagctgcggGACACGCTCGCCcgtgagcaggagagcagcaggacagagctggagatgctgcagaCCCAGCTGAGAGACAAG gagagcacagagcgGGCGCTGCAGCAGCGCCTGGCTGAGGAGcggctgtccctgctgcagagcactgcaCACCAGGCCGAGTGCATGGTGCAGGACGCCCTGGCTCGCATGGAGGATCCTGCTCATATCAGCTGCACCGGCTCAGCAG ATTGCCTCCTGTCTCAGACGCTGGCAGCCTCCGAGTGCGCAGAGCGGCTGCGAGACGCACACAGCAAGTACCTTTTGGATGGCGCAG CCGtgggctccctgctgccccacctGGCACTCTTCGCCCACCTGGTCAGCAACAccctcctgcagggcagtgcGACCTCCCATGTGGCCCCTGTGGAGCCTGCTGACC gtctgctggagctgtgcaagcAGTGTGGCAGTGAGACTGTGAGCTACCTCAGCGCCCTGCAAGACCCAGGGAAGGTCGCAAGTGCTGACTGCAGCCTGGTGACAGCCTGCCTGGGCCAGATCAGCGCCATTGGGGAG gagctgcatccCAGAGGTCTGGACGTcaagcaggaggagctgggtgaCCTAGTGGACAAGGAGATGGCAGCGACGGCCGCGGCCATTGAAGTCGCATCTGCCCGTATTGAG GAGATGCTGAGCAAGGCACgggctggtgacactggggtccAACTGGAAGTTAATGAGAG GATTCTGGGCTCCTGCACAGGCCTCATGCAGGCCATCCGTGTCCTGGTCCTGGCCTCCAAGGATCTCCAGAGAGAGATCGTGGAGAGCGGACGg GGTGCAGCATCCCCCAAGGAGTTCTATGCCAAGAATTCACGCTGGACCGAGGGTCTCATCTCTGCTTCCAAGGCAGTGGGGTGGGGTGCCACTGTCATGGT tgatgctgctgaCCTGGTAGTGCAAGGCAAGGGGACATTCGAGGAGCTGATGGTCTGTTCCCGTGAGATCGCGGCCAGCACCGCTCAGCTGGTGGCGGCCTCCAAG GTGAAGGCAGACAAAGACAGCGCCAACCTCTGCAAGCTCCAGCAAGCCTCCCGGGGTGTCAACCAGGCCACGGCCAGTGTGGTGGCCTCCACCAAGGCTGGGAGGTCTCAAGTGGAGGAGAAAG
- the HIP1 gene encoding huntingtin-interacting protein 1 isoform X2 produces the protein MELGKVTVSINKAINAQEVAVKEKHARTCILGTHHEKGAQTFWSVVNRLPLSGNAVLCWKFCHVFHKLLRDGHSNVLKDSVRYKNELSDMSRMWGHLSEGYGQLCSIYLKLLRTKMEFHIKNPRFPGNLQMSDRQLDEAGENDVNNFFQLTVEMFDYLECELNLFQTVFSSLDMSRSVSVTAAGQCRLAPLIQVILDCSHLYDYTVKLLFKLHSCLPADTLQGHRDRFLEQFRKLKDLFYRSSNLQYFKRLIQIPQLPENPPNFLRASALSEHISPVVVIPAEASSPDSEPITDLVEMDAASQSLFDNKFDDIFGSSFSCDPFNFNSQNGMNKDDKDRLIEQLYGEITALKEELENFKAESARGAVQLRGRASELEAELAEQQHLKQQAQDESEFLRAELEELKKQREDTEKAQRSLTEIERRAQANEQRYSKLKEKYSELVQNHADLLRKNAEVTKQITVARQAQGDVEREKKELEDSFQRVSEQAQRKSQEQAEVLETLKRELAASRQELQVLQGTLESSTQAGAEQNTQIASLEQERDRLSQAAEQHRDKMAALQAELQQLRDTLAREQESSRTELEMLQTQLRDKESTERALQQRLAEERLSLLQSTAHQAECMVQDALARMEDPAHISCTGSADCLLSQTLAASECAERLRDAHSKYLLDGAAVGSLLPHLALFAHLVSNTLLQGSATSHVAPVEPADRLLELCKQCGSETVSYLSALQDPGKVASADCSLVTACLGQISAIGEELHPRGLDVKQEELGDLVDKEMAATAAAIEVASARIEEMLSKARAGDTGVQLEVNERILGSCTGLMQAIRVLVLASKDLQREIVESGRGAASPKEFYAKNSRWTEGLISASKAVGWGATVMVDAADLVVQGKGTFEELMVCSREIAASTAQLVAASKVKADKDSANLCKLQQASRGVNQATASVVASTKAGRSQVEEKDSMDFSSMTLTQIKRQEMDSQVRVLELENQLQKERQKLGELRKKHYELAGVAEGWEEDAAD, from the exons ATGGAGCTGGGCAAGGTG ACCGTCAGCATCAATAAGGCCATTAATGCACAGGAAGTGGCTGTCAAGGAGAAACATGCCAGGA CGTGCATCCTGGGCACGCACCACGAGAAGGGAGCACAGACCTTCTGGTCAGTGGTGAACCGGCTGCCGCTGTCCGGCAACGCCGTGCTCTGCTGGAAGTTCTGCCACGTCTTCCACAAGCTCCTCCGGGATGGACATTCCAAT GTCCTGAAAGACTCTGTGCGATACAAGAATGAGCTGAGTGACATGAGCAGGATGTGG GGCCACCTGAGCGAGGGCTACGGTCAGCTCTGCAGCATCTACCTCAAACTGCTGAGAACCAAGATGGAATTTCACATCAAG AATCCCCGATTCCCTGGAAATCTGCAGATGTCTGACCGGCAGCTTGATGAGGCTGGGGAGAATGATGTCAATAACTT TTTTCAGCTGACGGTGGAGATGTTTGACTACCTGGAGTGTGAGCTGAACCTCTTCCAGACAG TGTTCAGCTCTCTGGACATGTCACGCTCAGtgtcagtgacagcagcagggcagtgccgTCTGGCCCCGCTCATCCAGGTGATCTTGGACTGCAGCCACCTCTATGACTACACTGTCAAGCTGCTCTTCAAGCTCCACTCCT GTCTGCCAGCAGATACACTGCAGGGCCACCGGGATCGCTTCCTGGAGCAGTTCCGAAA GCTCAAGGACCTTTTCTACCGCTCCAGCAACCTGCAGTACTTCAAGCGGCTGATTCAGATCCCGCAGCTGCCAGAG AACCCTCCCAATTTCCTGCGTGCCTCTGCACTGTCAGAGCACATCAGCCCTGTGGTGGTGATCCCCGCCGAGGCGTCCTCGCCGGACAGTGAGCCCATCACAGACCTGGTGGAGATGGACGCAGCCTCGCAG aGCCTGTTTGACAACAAGTTTGATGACATCTTtggcagctccttcagctgtgaCCCCTTCAACTTTAACAGCCAGAACGGGATGAACAAGGATGACAA GGACCGGCTAATTGAGCAGCTTTATGGGGAGATCACAGCCctgaaggaggagctggagaactTCAAGGCTGAG AGCGCACGGGGTGCAGTGCAGCTGCGTGGCCGTGCCAGCGAGTTGGAGGCTGAGCTGGCcgagcagcagcacctgaagcagcaggcacaggacgAGAGTGAGTTCCTGcgtgcagagctggaggagctgaagaAGCAGCGGGAGGACACAGAGAAGGCTCAGCGGAGCCTGACAGAAATTGAGA GACGGGCACAGGCCAACGAGCAGCGGTACAGCAAACTGAAGGAGAAGTACAGCGAGCTGGTGCAGAACCACGCTGACCTGCTGCGCAAG AATGCGGAGGTGACCAAGCAGATTACAGTGGCCAGGCAGGCCCAGGGCGATGTGGAGCGGGagaagaaggagctggaggactCCTTCCAGCGAGTGAGCgagcaggcacagaggaag TCTCAGGAGCAGGCGGAGGTGCTGGAGACATTGAAGCgagagctggcagccagcagacAAGAGTTGCAGGTCCTCCAGGGCACGCTGGAGTCCAGCACACAG gcaggagcagagcagaacacTCAGAttgccagcctggagcaggagagggacaggctgagccaagcagcagagcagcacagggacaagatggcagctctgcaggctgagctgcagcagctgcggGACACGCTCGCCcgtgagcaggagagcagcaggacagagctggagatgctgcagaCCCAGCTGAGAGACAAG gagagcacagagcgGGCGCTGCAGCAGCGCCTGGCTGAGGAGcggctgtccctgctgcagagcactgcaCACCAGGCCGAGTGCATGGTGCAGGACGCCCTGGCTCGCATGGAGGATCCTGCTCATATCAGCTGCACCGGCTCAGCAG ATTGCCTCCTGTCTCAGACGCTGGCAGCCTCCGAGTGCGCAGAGCGGCTGCGAGACGCACACAGCAAGTACCTTTTGGATGGCGCAG CCGtgggctccctgctgccccacctGGCACTCTTCGCCCACCTGGTCAGCAACAccctcctgcagggcagtgcGACCTCCCATGTGGCCCCTGTGGAGCCTGCTGACC gtctgctggagctgtgcaagcAGTGTGGCAGTGAGACTGTGAGCTACCTCAGCGCCCTGCAAGACCCAGGGAAGGTCGCAAGTGCTGACTGCAGCCTGGTGACAGCCTGCCTGGGCCAGATCAGCGCCATTGGGGAG gagctgcatccCAGAGGTCTGGACGTcaagcaggaggagctgggtgaCCTAGTGGACAAGGAGATGGCAGCGACGGCCGCGGCCATTGAAGTCGCATCTGCCCGTATTGAG GAGATGCTGAGCAAGGCACgggctggtgacactggggtccAACTGGAAGTTAATGAGAG GATTCTGGGCTCCTGCACAGGCCTCATGCAGGCCATCCGTGTCCTGGTCCTGGCCTCCAAGGATCTCCAGAGAGAGATCGTGGAGAGCGGACGg GGTGCAGCATCCCCCAAGGAGTTCTATGCCAAGAATTCACGCTGGACCGAGGGTCTCATCTCTGCTTCCAAGGCAGTGGGGTGGGGTGCCACTGTCATGGT tgatgctgctgaCCTGGTAGTGCAAGGCAAGGGGACATTCGAGGAGCTGATGGTCTGTTCCCGTGAGATCGCGGCCAGCACCGCTCAGCTGGTGGCGGCCTCCAAG GTGAAGGCAGACAAAGACAGCGCCAACCTCTGCAAGCTCCAGCAAGCCTCCCGGGGTGTCAACCAGGCCACGGCCAGTGTGGTGGCCTCCACCAAGGCTGGGAGGTCTCAAGTGGAGGAGAAAG